A genomic region of Haliaeetus albicilla chromosome 8, bHalAlb1.1, whole genome shotgun sequence contains the following coding sequences:
- the JUND gene encoding transcription factor JunD: METPFYHDDVLSGLGSGFAPSSGSSGLLLPFPGGGSMMKKDALGMALPEQVAAALKAPGSASGEAAGLLGSAELGLLKLASPELERLIIQSNGLVTTTPTSGQFLYPKTAASEEQEFAEGFVKALEDLHKQNQLGGGAAGSGGGGGGGGGGGGGGGGGGSGAGELPAAGLAPEPPVYANLSSYPAVSYAADPGPFAAPPPRLPPPPPPPPPPPPPPLKDEPQIVPEVPNFGESPPLSPIDMDTQERIKAERKRLRNRIAASKCRKRKLERISRLEEKVKSLKSQNTELASTASLLREQVAQLKQKVLSHVNSGCQLLPQHQHQVPAY, encoded by the coding sequence ATGGAAACACCCTTCTACCATGATGATGTGTTGAGCGGCCTCGGCAGCGGCTTCGCCCCGTCCTCCGGTAGCAGCGGgctcctcctgcccttccccggcggcggcagcaTGATGAAGAAGGACGCTCTCGGAATGGCCTTACCGGAGCAGGTGGCTGCGGCTTTGAAAGCACCGGGTTCGGCGAGCGGCGAAGCGGCGGGATTGCTGGGTTCGGCCGAACTGGGTTTGCTGAAGTTGGCGTCTCCCGAGCTGGAACGGCTCATCATCCAGTCCAACGGGTTGGTGACCACCACCCCGACCAGCGGGCAGTTCCTCTACCCCAAAACGGCCGCTTCCGAGGAGCAGGAGTTCGCCGAGGGGTTCGTGAAAGCGCTGGAGGACTTGCACAAGCAGAACCAGCtgggcggcggcgcggcggggagcggcggcggcggcggaggaggcggcggcggcggcggaggaggaggaggaggcggcagcGGTGCGGGCGAGCTGCCCGCCGCCGGTCTGGCCCCGGAGCCTCCGGTGTACGCCAACCTCAGCAGCTACCCGGCGGTGAGCTACGCCGCCGATCCCGGCCCCTTCGCCGCGCCTCCTCCgcggctccccccgccgccgcctccacctcctccgccgccgccaccgccgtTAAAGGACGAACCTCAGATCGTCCCGGAGGTGCCGAATTTTGGGGAAAGCCCACCCCTTTCCCCCATCGATATGGACACGCAGGAACGTATCAAGGCGGAACGAAAAAGGCTGAGGAACCGCATCGCCGCTTCCAAATGCCGTAAGAGGAAGCTGGAACGAATCTCCCgcctggaggagaaggtgaagaGCCTCAAGAGCCAGAACACGGAGCTGGCCTCCACCGCCAGCCTGCTCCGGGAGCAGGTCGCCCAGCTCAAGCAGAAGGTCCTCAGCCACGTCAACAGcggctgccagctcctgccccagcaccagcaccaggtGCCGGCTTACTga